The following are encoded together in the Coffea arabica cultivar ET-39 chromosome 1c, Coffea Arabica ET-39 HiFi, whole genome shotgun sequence genome:
- the LOC113736255 gene encoding F-box/FBD/LRR-repeat protein At4g26340-like isoform X1 — MGLNSPRTSSEKKKMFEGEETTTEAQDRISQLPDAILCHMLSLLPTKLAAQTGILSKRWRDVWLSIPALEFQMHLRANYEGDMTAFDSFAKPKIESFTNFLDRLFAIRDTSSIKKFRLVFDHQVDSRCLNNWLSALHNIQEIDLELLVQREFPWSPLADKLLEILKLSCISLPNIPSSVSFPRLKVLHLHSATYVDDASVEKLLSSCPVLEDLQISRWQWDNVRNFVIAVPSLKRLTLDFSTPEMDLYDGDDYEDGVEYKLIITAPNLEYLNLIDYMSDSIQVSSMTRVTESRLSVYKILTCVQRTAEQTSNYESNVREIFRSIPNVKHLTIGEFTMNSLGESLDSRLPVFQNLVHLEISFYVANGAILLPSLLKISPKLESLILPQVHYIRDLHNFERNMGITSPNVIGWFNPEENQVKPPQDVPECLLFRLKNVEISRITGRVEEEVEVLIYLLGNAMVLEKMTIWYEEYYVSGGPMDTTNYPTARRVQDRLSFTDKLMNCTRGSAACQLDIQMPELQL; from the exons ATGGGCTTGAATTCTCCGCGGACTTCTTCAGAGAAGAAAAAGATGTTTGAAGGAGAAGAAACCACTACGGAAGCACAAGACCGAATAAGCCAATTACCTGATGCAATTCTGTGTCACATGCTCTCCCTTCTTCCGACTAAATTAGCAGCACAAACTGGGATTCTATCTAAACGATGGAGGGACGTTTGGCTTTCAATACCTGCTCTTGAATTTCAGATGCATCTACGGGCAAATTATGAGGGTGATATGACTGCTTTTGATAGCTTTGCAAAGCCTAAAATTGAGAGTTTTACTAATTTTCTGGATCGGCTTTTTGCTATTCGTGACACTTCATCCATTAAAAAGTTCAGATTGGTGTTTGATCATCAGGTTGACTCTAGATGCCTCAATAATTGGTTGTCTGCTTTGCATAATATTCAAGAAATTGATCTCGAATTATTGGTGCAAAGGGAATTCCCCTGGAGTCCTTTGGCGGATAAATTGCTGGAAATCTTGAAACTGAGTTGCATTAGTTTGCCCAACATCCCATCTTCTGTTTCTTTTCCACGTCTTAAGGTTCTTCATCTTCATTCAGCCACGTATGTGGATGATGCATCGGTTGAAAAGTTACTTTCTTCTTGTCCAGTCCTTGAGGATTTGCAGATATCAAGGTGGCAGTGGGATAACGTTAGGAATTTTGTGATTGCAGTCCCTTCATTGAAAAGGTTGACTTTGGACTTCAGTACACCTGAGATGGACTTATATGATGGCGATGATTACGAAGATGGTGTTGAGTACAAACTGATAATTACTGCACCAAATTTGGAGTATCTAAACCTGATTGATTATATGTCAGATTCAATTCAGGTCAGTTCCATGACCAGAGTAACTGAATCACGCCTTTCTGTTTACAAAATCTTAACATGTGTTCAGCGGACAGCCGAACAAACAAGTAATTATGAAAGCAATGTGCGTGAAATATTTCGAAGCATCCCAAATGTCAAGCACCTAACAATAGGCGAATTTACCATGAAT TCTTTGGGTGAATCTCTTGATAGCAGGCTGCCAGTGTTTCAGAACTTGGTCCACCTGGAGATCAGTTTTTATGTAGCGAACGGCGCTATACTGCTGCCAAGTTTGCTCAAAATCTCTCCTAAACTGGAAAGCCTTATCTTGCCTCAGGTACATTACATAAGAGACTTGCACAATTTTGAGAGAAATATG GGGATTACCAGTCCAAATGTAATCGGGTGGTTTAACCCTGAGGAGAATCAAGTTAAGCCTCCGCAAGACGTACCTGAATGCCTGCTATTTCGCCTGAAAAATGTGGAAATTTCGCGAATTACTGGAAGAGTAGAGGAAGAAGTGGAGGTGTTGATATATCTTCTGGGAAATGCAATGGTTCTAGAGAAGATGACGATTTGGTACGAAGAATATTATGTTTCCGGTGGACCGATGGATACTACTAATTATCCAACTGCTCGTCGGGTGCAGGATCGTTTATCTTTCACTGACAAATTGATGAACTGCACTAGGGGATCTGCTGCTTGTCAACTTGACATACAAATGCCTGAACTACAACTCTGA
- the LOC113736255 gene encoding F-box/FBD/LRR-repeat protein At4g26340-like isoform X2, which translates to MGLNSPRTSSEKKKMFEGEETTTEAQDRISQLPDAILCHMLSLLPTKLAAQTGILSKRWRDVWLSIPALEFQMHLRANYEGDMTAFDSFAKPKIESFTNFLDRLFAIRDTSSIKKFRLVFDHQVDSRCLNNWLSALHNIQEIDLELLVQREFPWSPLADKLLEILKLSCISLPNIPSSVSFPRLKVLHLHSATYVDDASVEKLLSSCPVLEDLQISRWQWDNVRNFVIAVPSLKRLTLDFSTPEMDLYDGDDYEDGVEYKLIITAPNLEYLNLIDYMSDSIQVSSMTRVTESRLSVYKILTCVQRTAEQTSNYESNVREIFRSIPNVKHLTIGEFTMNSLGESLDSRLPVFQNLVHLEISFYVANGAILLPSLLKISPKLESLILPQGITSPNVIGWFNPEENQVKPPQDVPECLLFRLKNVEISRITGRVEEEVEVLIYLLGNAMVLEKMTIWYEEYYVSGGPMDTTNYPTARRVQDRLSFTDKLMNCTRGSAACQLDIQMPELQL; encoded by the exons ATGGGCTTGAATTCTCCGCGGACTTCTTCAGAGAAGAAAAAGATGTTTGAAGGAGAAGAAACCACTACGGAAGCACAAGACCGAATAAGCCAATTACCTGATGCAATTCTGTGTCACATGCTCTCCCTTCTTCCGACTAAATTAGCAGCACAAACTGGGATTCTATCTAAACGATGGAGGGACGTTTGGCTTTCAATACCTGCTCTTGAATTTCAGATGCATCTACGGGCAAATTATGAGGGTGATATGACTGCTTTTGATAGCTTTGCAAAGCCTAAAATTGAGAGTTTTACTAATTTTCTGGATCGGCTTTTTGCTATTCGTGACACTTCATCCATTAAAAAGTTCAGATTGGTGTTTGATCATCAGGTTGACTCTAGATGCCTCAATAATTGGTTGTCTGCTTTGCATAATATTCAAGAAATTGATCTCGAATTATTGGTGCAAAGGGAATTCCCCTGGAGTCCTTTGGCGGATAAATTGCTGGAAATCTTGAAACTGAGTTGCATTAGTTTGCCCAACATCCCATCTTCTGTTTCTTTTCCACGTCTTAAGGTTCTTCATCTTCATTCAGCCACGTATGTGGATGATGCATCGGTTGAAAAGTTACTTTCTTCTTGTCCAGTCCTTGAGGATTTGCAGATATCAAGGTGGCAGTGGGATAACGTTAGGAATTTTGTGATTGCAGTCCCTTCATTGAAAAGGTTGACTTTGGACTTCAGTACACCTGAGATGGACTTATATGATGGCGATGATTACGAAGATGGTGTTGAGTACAAACTGATAATTACTGCACCAAATTTGGAGTATCTAAACCTGATTGATTATATGTCAGATTCAATTCAGGTCAGTTCCATGACCAGAGTAACTGAATCACGCCTTTCTGTTTACAAAATCTTAACATGTGTTCAGCGGACAGCCGAACAAACAAGTAATTATGAAAGCAATGTGCGTGAAATATTTCGAAGCATCCCAAATGTCAAGCACCTAACAATAGGCGAATTTACCATGAAT TCTTTGGGTGAATCTCTTGATAGCAGGCTGCCAGTGTTTCAGAACTTGGTCCACCTGGAGATCAGTTTTTATGTAGCGAACGGCGCTATACTGCTGCCAAGTTTGCTCAAAATCTCTCCTAAACTGGAAAGCCTTATCTTGCCTCAG GGGATTACCAGTCCAAATGTAATCGGGTGGTTTAACCCTGAGGAGAATCAAGTTAAGCCTCCGCAAGACGTACCTGAATGCCTGCTATTTCGCCTGAAAAATGTGGAAATTTCGCGAATTACTGGAAGAGTAGAGGAAGAAGTGGAGGTGTTGATATATCTTCTGGGAAATGCAATGGTTCTAGAGAAGATGACGATTTGGTACGAAGAATATTATGTTTCCGGTGGACCGATGGATACTACTAATTATCCAACTGCTCGTCGGGTGCAGGATCGTTTATCTTTCACTGACAAATTGATGAACTGCACTAGGGGATCTGCTGCTTGTCAACTTGACATACAAATGCCTGAACTACAACTCTGA